From Apium graveolens cultivar Ventura chromosome 9, ASM990537v1, whole genome shotgun sequence, the proteins below share one genomic window:
- the LOC141687254 gene encoding vesicle transport protein GOT1, producing MAYQLTEQKKIGFGLIGFGFFFSFLAVVLFFDRGLLALANIFFLAGVVLLLSWRSTLQLFTKKVNYKGSVCFLLGLFFIFFRWPIVGIIFEIYAFVVIFGGFWSSVKVFLYQIPVLGLILQFPVTVLDRLRRSG from the exons ATGGCATATCAACTAACTGAGCAGAAAA AAATTGGATTTGGGTTAATTGGCTTTGGATTCTTCTTTTCATTTCTTGCTGTGGTCCTTTTCTTTGATAGAGGGTTGTTAGCATTAGCAAAT ATATTTTTCTTGGCTGGTGTAGTGCTATTACTGAGTTGGCGTTCGACTTTGCAACTCTTCACAAAAAAAGTAAACTACAAG GGTTCTGTTTGCTTCCTTCTTGGGCTCTTCTTCATATTTTTTCGGTGGCCAATAGTTGGTATAATCTTTGAAATTTATGCCTTTGTTGTAATATTCGG AGGTTTTTGGTCCTCGGTCAAAGTGTTCCTATATCAGATTCCAGTTTTGGGATTGATTCTTCAATTTCCTGTTACA GTACTCGATCGTTTAAGGAGGTCTGGCTGA